A single Anabrus simplex isolate iqAnaSimp1 chromosome 10, ASM4041472v1, whole genome shotgun sequence DNA region contains:
- the P32 gene encoding complement component 1 Q subcomponent-binding protein, mitochondrial: protein MNKILTSVLRISSKKCLPSPFSQAKAANSVLDTTKRQLTRTLWHMCSTRNEDPQFVGGLKLKHPSNVCGCGCGMLRIHTKGEKELVEFLSEEIAAERKLQKIKTIPTQVDDFSVRLDGSEVTLTKKAGDEEISINFNVNHTVDAEAEAEINPNMDKPEFADMKSKPSFEVDIKRGSQTLSFSCSFTGAQSEQQSEEGYNDIFGIDEVTLFEGEWTEKTYAVSGDVLDGYLYDLLMNLLEEKGVSNEFVEKLSDLSTAYEHSSYIAMLENVQKFLSGK from the exons ATGAATAAGATTTTAACGTCAGTATTGAGGATTTCATCCAAGAAATGCCTGCCCAGCCCCTTTAGTCAAGCGAAAGCTGCAAATAGCGTTTTGGATACAACTAAGCGGCAACTTACCCGTACTTTATGGCACATGTGCTCGACGAGGAATGAAGATCCCCAATTTGTTGGAGGATTGAAACTGAAACATCCTAGCAATGTTTGTGGCTGTGGATGCGGTATGCTAAGGATCCATACCAAAG gTGAGAAGGAACTGGTGGAATTCCTTTCTGAAGAAATTGCTGCTGAGCGCAAACTTCAAAAGATAAAAACAATTCCTACCCAAGTCGATGATTTCAGTGTCCGCCTAGATGGTAGTGAAGTCACATTAACAAAGAAAGCTGGAGATGAGGA GATCTCAATAAATTTTAACGTCAACCACACCGTCGATGCTGAAGCAGAAGCGGAAATAAATCCCAACATGGATAAGCCCGAATTTGCAGATATGAAGTCAAAACCAAGCTTTGAAGTAGATATTAAACGAGGATCACAGACTCTGAGTTTCAGCTGTTCCTTCACTGGCGCTCAAAGTGAACAGCAGTCTGAAGAAGGTTACA ATGATATTTTTGGCATTGATGAGGTCACACTGTTTGAAGGAGAATGGACAGAGAAGACTTACGCTGTTTCAGGGGATGTCCTAGATGGG TATCTCTATGACTTGTTGATGAATCTCCTGGAAGAGAAGGGTGTATCAAATGAGTTTGTCGAGAAGCTGTCAGACCTGAGCACAGCTTACGAGCACAGTTCA